A region from the Branchiostoma floridae strain S238N-H82 chromosome 9, Bfl_VNyyK, whole genome shotgun sequence genome encodes:
- the LOC118423529 gene encoding gigasin-6-like — translation MMANRQLVFLFSSMLLVVLSPTVTAALEQDLADLDSFIQSLMTCESKPIVGLAISVVKNGDVVFSKGYGKRDLNQGLPVDNKSIFGLGSISKSFTATLLASVLAERDDVTWDTPLVDILGRDFRFQDEYLTKKTTLRDVLAHRTGLQTFSLQLLQYGMDIDRAEFARRVRHFSEVHPFRSVFSYNNFLYTLAGHVAERLAGKPFEQLLRERILFPLGMNATTFLADALEEGDFSNFAQCYLTYNKNGSSLTLDREAFRFVV, via the exons ATGATGGCGAACCGTCAGCTTGTGTTCCTATTCTCTTCCATGCTTCTGGTTGTCCTTTCCCCGACCGTTACAGCAGCATTAGAGCAAGACCTCGCCGACTTGGACAGTTTTATACAATCACTCATGACGTGCGAGAGTAAACCAATCGTTGGCCTCGCCATTTCAGTCGTTAAAAATGGAGACGTGGTCTTTTCCAAGGGGTACGGCAAGCGggatttgaaccagggtctcccggTGGACAACAAGTCTATCTTCGGCCTCGGGTCCATTTCCAAGTCTTTCACGGCGACTCTTCTGGCCAGCGTTCTCGCTGAGAGAGATGACGTCACATGGGACACGCCGTTAGTCGACATACTGGGACGCGATTTCAGGTTCCAAGACGAATATCTGACGAAGAAGACAACCCTGCGTGACGTTCTTGCCCACAGGACTGGACTACAGACCTTTTCGTTACAGTTGTTACAGTACGGGATGGACATAGATAGGGCGGAGTTCGCAAG GAGGGTTCGCCACTTCTCCGAGGTCCATCCCTTCCGCTCGGTTTTCTCCTACAACAACTTCCTCTACACCCTGGCGGGGCACGTCGCCGAAAGGCTTGCCGGGAAGCCATTCGAACAGCTGTTACGGGAGAGGATCCTCTTCCCCCTGGGGATGAATGCCACCACGTTTCTCGCGGATGCGCTTGAGGAAGGTGACTTTTCGAATTTTGCCCAGTGCTATCTGACCTACAACAAGAATGGATCATCCCTTACCCTCGATCGAGAAGCCTTCAGGTTTGtggtttga